The following coding sequences lie in one Micromonospora sp. R77 genomic window:
- the ahcY gene encoding adenosylhomocysteinase, protein MTSTLPAAPSGASSEVRPSTLAEGDYKVADLSLAEFGRKEIQLAEHEMPGLMAIRREFAEAQPLAGARITGSLHMTIQTAVLIETLVALGAQVRWASCNIFSTQDHAAAAIVVGPDGTPEAPAGVPVYAWKGESLEEYWWCTEQVLAWPDGQGPNMILDDGGDATLLVHKGVEFEKAGVVPPVESADSEEYAVILQVLHRSLAEDGQRWTRIAAGIKGVTEETTTGVHRLYEMHRAGTLLFPAINVNDSVTKSKFDNKYGCRHSLIDGINRATDVLIGGKMAVVLGYGDVGKGCAESLRGQGARVVVTEVDPICALQAAMDGYQVATLDDVVEQADIFITATGCFDVITNEHMARMKHQAIVGNIGHFDNEIDMAGLAKRSDVERINIKPQVDLWKFADGHAIIVLSEGRLLNLGNATGHPSFVMSNSFANQTIAQIELFTKTEEYPIGVYVLPKHLDEKVARLHLAALGAKLSTLTKEQAAYLGVAQEGPFKPEHYRY, encoded by the coding sequence ATGACCAGCACCCTCCCGGCCGCCCCGAGCGGCGCGTCGTCCGAGGTCCGCCCGAGCACCCTCGCCGAGGGCGACTACAAGGTGGCGGATCTGTCGCTCGCCGAGTTCGGGCGCAAGGAGATCCAGCTCGCCGAGCACGAGATGCCGGGCCTGATGGCGATCCGGCGTGAGTTCGCCGAGGCGCAGCCGCTGGCCGGCGCCCGGATCACCGGCTCGCTGCACATGACCATCCAGACCGCCGTCCTGATCGAGACCCTGGTCGCGCTCGGCGCGCAGGTCCGCTGGGCGTCCTGCAACATCTTCTCCACCCAGGACCACGCCGCCGCCGCGATCGTGGTCGGCCCGGACGGCACCCCCGAGGCCCCGGCCGGCGTCCCGGTCTACGCCTGGAAGGGCGAGAGCCTCGAGGAGTACTGGTGGTGCACCGAGCAGGTGCTCGCCTGGCCCGACGGCCAGGGCCCCAACATGATCCTCGACGACGGCGGTGACGCCACCCTGCTCGTCCACAAGGGCGTCGAGTTCGAGAAGGCCGGGGTCGTCCCGCCGGTCGAGTCCGCCGACTCCGAGGAGTACGCGGTCATCCTCCAGGTGCTGCACCGCAGCCTCGCCGAGGACGGCCAGCGCTGGACCCGGATCGCGGCCGGCATCAAGGGCGTGACCGAGGAGACCACCACCGGTGTGCACCGCCTCTACGAGATGCACCGCGCCGGCACCCTGCTCTTCCCGGCGATCAACGTCAACGACTCGGTGACCAAGAGCAAGTTCGACAACAAGTACGGCTGCCGCCACTCGCTCATCGACGGCATCAACCGGGCCACCGACGTGCTGATCGGCGGCAAGATGGCGGTCGTCCTCGGCTACGGCGACGTGGGCAAGGGCTGCGCCGAGTCGCTGCGCGGCCAGGGCGCCCGGGTCGTGGTGACCGAGGTCGACCCGATCTGCGCCCTCCAGGCGGCGATGGACGGCTACCAGGTCGCCACCCTGGACGACGTGGTCGAGCAGGCGGACATCTTCATCACCGCCACCGGCTGCTTCGACGTCATCACCAACGAGCACATGGCCCGGATGAAGCACCAGGCCATCGTCGGCAACATCGGCCACTTCGACAACGAGATCGACATGGCCGGCCTGGCCAAGCGCTCCGATGTCGAGCGGATCAACATCAAGCCGCAGGTCGACCTCTGGAAGTTCGCCGACGGGCACGCGATCATCGTGCTGTCGGAGGGTCGCCTGCTGAACCTGGGCAACGCCACCGGCCACCCGAGCTTCGTCATGTCGAACTCGTTCGCCAACCAGACGATCGCCCAGATCGAGCTCTTCACCAAGACCGAGGAGTACCCGATCGGCGTCTACGTGCTGCCGAAGCACCTGGACGAGAAGGTCGCCCGGCTGCACCTGGCGGCGCTCGGCGCCAAGCTGAGCACCCTCACCAAGGAGCAGGCCGCCTACCTGGGCGTCGCCCAGGAGGGCCCGTTCAAGCCGGAGCACTACCGGTACTGA
- a CDS encoding tetratricopeptide repeat protein translates to MTTAEEQLTRVFGLLELNRPEQALHELARLPTPLATGRPAYRLRAAALTALDRWDEVADVARQGLAEVGPDSELLGRLGAALRHQGALAPAERALLDALALDPQDPWLLCQYADLCVTVGQIDKGGRLLGRAAELAPDDPAVHAGRVQLAYARGDDRTAERLAREFLGRHPDHPSALAVHGGLAAQRGRIGAAHRSFRQAVAHDPEDPDYAEAAWETRVYAHPLLLPLRPLYRLGIRLWLIAVGSIALLNLLGLPVVAFAVAITWLVYCVWSWIAPPLVRRLVRGRWRS, encoded by the coding sequence GTGACCACCGCGGAGGAGCAGCTCACCCGGGTGTTCGGGCTGCTCGAGCTGAACCGGCCGGAGCAGGCGCTGCACGAGCTGGCCCGACTGCCCACGCCGCTGGCCACCGGGCGGCCGGCGTACCGGCTGCGGGCGGCCGCGCTCACTGCCCTGGACCGCTGGGACGAGGTGGCCGACGTGGCCCGGCAGGGGCTGGCCGAGGTCGGGCCGGACAGCGAACTGCTCGGCCGGCTGGGCGCCGCGCTGCGGCACCAGGGCGCCCTCGCACCCGCCGAGCGGGCCCTGCTCGACGCGCTGGCCCTCGACCCGCAGGACCCGTGGCTGCTCTGCCAGTACGCCGACCTCTGCGTCACCGTCGGGCAGATCGACAAGGGCGGCCGACTGCTCGGCCGGGCGGCCGAACTGGCCCCCGACGACCCGGCCGTCCACGCCGGCCGGGTGCAGCTCGCGTACGCCCGGGGTGACGACCGGACGGCCGAGCGACTGGCCCGGGAGTTCCTCGGTCGCCACCCGGACCACCCGTCGGCGCTGGCCGTGCACGGTGGTCTCGCGGCGCAGCGCGGCCGGATCGGGGCCGCCCACCGGTCCTTCCGCCAGGCGGTGGCGCACGACCCGGAGGACCCCGACTACGCCGAGGCGGCCTGGGAGACCCGGGTGTACGCCCACCCGCTGCTGCTCCCGCTGCGCCCGCTCTACCGGCTGGGCATCCGGCTGTGGCTGATCGCGGTGGGCAGCATCGCCCTGCTCAACCTGCTCGGGCTGCCCGTCGTCGCGTTCGCCGTGGCGATCACCTGGCTGGTCTACTGCGTCTGGTCCTGGATCGCCCCGCCCCTGGTCCGCCGCCTGGTACGCGGCCGGTGGCGGTCGTGA
- the efeU gene encoding iron uptake transporter permease EfeU has translation MFATYLIGLREGLEATLVVSILVAFLVKSQRRDRLPQVWGGVALAVVLSVFFGWLIEYTSTSLLARSEDRELFEAVTSVAAVVFVTWMIFWMRKAARSIAGELRGKLSEALAVGSLAVAGMSFLAVIREGLETALIFYSAAQSAAGGAGRGPLLALLGGIATAVLLGFLLYRSALKINLSTFFTWTGALLILVAAGILKYGVHDFQEAGVLPGLNNLAFDISTVLDPSTWYAALLAGMFNITATPSVLEMVAWVAYAVPVLVLFLRKPATPAKPATPAEPAASAEPAAQAAPSGPATEVTPAAPAKAEPAPTVEAPSAAPVTDARQRA, from the coding sequence ATGTTCGCCACGTACCTGATCGGCCTGCGGGAAGGCCTGGAAGCGACCCTCGTGGTCAGTATCCTGGTCGCCTTCCTGGTGAAGTCGCAGCGGCGGGACCGGCTGCCGCAGGTGTGGGGCGGCGTCGCCCTGGCCGTGGTGCTGTCGGTCTTCTTCGGCTGGCTGATCGAGTACACCTCCACCTCGCTGCTCGCCCGCTCCGAGGACCGTGAACTGTTCGAGGCGGTCACCTCCGTGGCGGCCGTGGTCTTCGTCACCTGGATGATCTTCTGGATGCGCAAGGCCGCCCGGTCCATCGCCGGTGAGCTGCGCGGCAAGCTCAGCGAGGCGCTCGCCGTCGGCTCTCTCGCGGTGGCCGGCATGTCCTTCCTGGCGGTGATCCGGGAGGGGCTGGAGACCGCCCTGATCTTCTACTCCGCCGCCCAGAGCGCGGCCGGCGGTGCCGGCCGGGGCCCGCTGCTGGCGCTGCTCGGCGGGATCGCCACCGCCGTGCTGCTCGGCTTCCTGCTCTACCGCTCCGCGCTGAAGATCAACCTGAGCACCTTCTTCACCTGGACCGGCGCGCTGCTCATCCTGGTCGCCGCCGGCATCCTCAAGTACGGCGTGCACGACTTCCAGGAGGCCGGCGTGCTGCCCGGCCTGAACAACCTGGCGTTCGACATCTCCACCGTGCTCGACCCCAGCACCTGGTACGCGGCGCTGCTCGCCGGCATGTTCAACATCACCGCCACCCCCAGCGTGCTGGAGATGGTCGCCTGGGTCGCCTACGCCGTGCCGGTCCTCGTGCTCTTCCTCCGCAAGCCGGCCACCCCGGCCAAGCCGGCCACCCCGGCCGAGCCCGCCGCCTCGGCCGAGCCGGCCGCCCAGGCCGCGCCGAGTGGGCCCGCCACCGAGGTCACGCCCGCCGCCCCGGCGAAGGCCGAGCCCGCCCCCACCGTCGAGGCGCCGTCCGCCGCGCCGGTGACCGACGCGCGCCAGCGCGCCTGA
- the efeO gene encoding iron uptake system protein EfeO: MRTTRSVVLAATGVLAVTGVTACGGDTEDKAAGKANAVTVKATDTACEVDVTELAAGQTSFSVTNSGSKVNEFYVYAAGDRVMGEVENIAPGLTRELRVELPAGTYETACKPGMSGRGIRGGLKVTGTAASVAPDAALSQATASYQRYVTSQTAALLTKTEEFVAAVKAGDVAKAKALYPVARTYWERIEPVAESFGDLDPKIDGREEVIEEGMEFTGFHRIEKDLWTTGDISKDGPIADRLLTDVKAIVAKANAEKLTPLQLANGAKALLDEVASGKITGEEERYSHTDLWDFNANLEGSKAAIAALRPALEQRSPDLVKQLDTEFAGVEATLGKHRAGDGWKLHTALSKAELKELSDSINALAEPISKVAAVVAR; encoded by the coding sequence ATGCGTACCACCCGCTCCGTCGTGCTCGCCGCCACCGGCGTACTGGCCGTCACCGGGGTCACCGCCTGCGGCGGCGACACCGAGGACAAGGCGGCCGGCAAGGCCAACGCGGTCACGGTCAAGGCCACCGACACCGCCTGCGAGGTGGATGTCACCGAGCTCGCGGCCGGCCAGACCAGCTTCTCGGTGACCAACTCGGGCAGCAAGGTCAACGAGTTCTACGTCTATGCCGCCGGCGACCGGGTGATGGGCGAGGTGGAGAACATCGCCCCGGGGCTGACCCGGGAACTCCGCGTCGAACTGCCCGCCGGGACGTACGAGACGGCCTGCAAGCCCGGGATGAGCGGCCGGGGCATCCGGGGTGGCCTGAAGGTCACCGGGACCGCGGCCAGCGTCGCCCCCGACGCCGCCCTGTCCCAGGCCACCGCCAGCTACCAGCGCTACGTCACCAGCCAGACCGCCGCGCTGCTGACCAAGACCGAGGAGTTCGTGGCCGCGGTCAAGGCCGGCGACGTGGCGAAGGCCAAGGCGCTCTATCCGGTCGCCCGCACCTACTGGGAGCGGATCGAGCCGGTCGCGGAGAGCTTCGGCGACCTCGACCCCAAGATCGACGGCCGCGAGGAGGTCATCGAGGAGGGGATGGAGTTCACCGGCTTCCACCGGATCGAGAAGGACCTCTGGACCACCGGCGACATCAGCAAGGACGGCCCGATCGCCGACCGGCTGCTCACCGACGTCAAGGCCATCGTGGCGAAGGCCAACGCGGAGAAGCTCACCCCGCTCCAGCTCGCCAACGGCGCGAAGGCGCTCCTCGACGAGGTCGCCAGCGGCAAGATCACCGGTGAGGAGGAACGCTACTCGCACACCGACCTGTGGGACTTCAACGCCAACCTGGAGGGCTCCAAGGCGGCCATCGCCGCGCTCCGCCCCGCGCTGGAGCAGCGCTCGCCCGACCTGGTCAAGCAGCTCGACACCGAGTTCGCAGGAGTCGAGGCCACCCTCGGCAAGCACCGCGCCGGTGACGGCTGGAAGCTGCACACCGCGCTCAGCAAGGCCGAGTTGAAGGAGCTCTCCGACAGCATCAACGCACTGGCCGAGCCGATCAGCAAGGTCGCCGCGGTCGTCGCCCGATGA
- the efeB gene encoding iron uptake transporter deferrochelatase/peroxidase subunit, translating to MSEQDGAPRTATLSRRRAITLAGVGVAGVAGVAAGTTALVRSADHAAANDTAAGAVPFHGEHQAGIVTPAQDRLHFVAFDVITKDRAKLVALLQEWTAAAARMTTGRDAGVIGAVGGMPEAPPDDTGEALGLPPSQLTLTVGFGPTLFRDAQGRDRFGIADKRPAALADLPHFAGDALKPELSGGDICVQACANDPQVAVHAIRNLARIGMGVVSVRWSQLGFGRTSSTSRDQATPRNLFGFKDGTANLKAEDAGLLREQLWAQPGDGPDWMTGGSYLVTRKIRMQIETWDRSSLAEQEQIVGRTKGSGAPLGKRAEFDEPDFAAKGDDGQPVIAETSHVRLAHPTLNNGARLLRRGYNFVDGSDGLGRLDAGLFFIAYQRDPRKQFVPIQTQLSRHDAMNEYLRHVSSGLFACPPGVRDAADHWGRALFG from the coding sequence ATGAGCGAGCAGGACGGCGCCCCCCGTACCGCCACCCTGTCCCGGCGGCGGGCCATCACCCTCGCCGGGGTCGGCGTCGCCGGGGTGGCCGGCGTCGCCGCCGGCACCACCGCACTCGTGCGGAGCGCGGACCACGCGGCGGCGAACGACACCGCCGCCGGTGCGGTGCCGTTCCACGGTGAGCACCAGGCCGGGATCGTCACGCCCGCCCAGGACCGGCTGCACTTCGTCGCGTTCGACGTGATCACCAAGGACCGGGCGAAGCTGGTCGCGCTGCTGCAGGAGTGGACGGCCGCCGCCGCCCGGATGACCACCGGCCGGGACGCCGGGGTGATCGGCGCGGTCGGCGGCATGCCGGAGGCCCCGCCGGACGACACCGGCGAGGCGCTCGGGCTGCCCCCGTCGCAGCTCACCCTCACCGTCGGCTTCGGGCCCACGCTCTTCCGCGACGCGCAGGGCCGGGACCGGTTCGGCATCGCCGACAAGCGCCCCGCCGCGCTGGCCGACCTGCCGCACTTCGCCGGGGACGCGCTCAAGCCCGAGCTCTCCGGCGGGGACATCTGCGTCCAGGCCTGCGCCAACGACCCGCAGGTGGCGGTGCACGCCATCCGCAACCTGGCCCGGATCGGCATGGGCGTGGTCAGCGTCCGTTGGTCGCAGCTCGGCTTCGGGCGTACCTCGTCGACGTCGCGGGACCAGGCCACCCCGCGCAACCTGTTCGGCTTCAAGGACGGCACCGCCAACCTGAAGGCCGAGGACGCCGGGCTGCTGCGCGAGCAGCTCTGGGCCCAGCCCGGGGACGGCCCGGACTGGATGACCGGCGGGTCGTACCTGGTCACCCGGAAGATTCGGATGCAGATCGAGACCTGGGACCGCAGTTCGCTCGCCGAGCAGGAGCAGATCGTCGGGCGGACCAAGGGCAGCGGCGCGCCGCTGGGCAAGCGTGCCGAGTTCGACGAGCCGGACTTCGCCGCCAAGGGCGACGACGGGCAGCCGGTGATCGCCGAGACCTCGCACGTCCGGCTCGCCCACCCCACCCTGAACAACGGGGCCCGGCTGCTGCGCCGGGGCTACAACTTCGTGGACGGCTCGGACGGGCTGGGTCGGCTCGACGCCGGGCTCTTCTTCATCGCCTACCAGCGGGACCCGCGCAAGCAGTTCGTGCCCATCCAGACCCAGCTGTCCCGGCACGACGCGATGAACGAATACCTGCGGCACGTCTCCAGCGGCCTCTTCGCCTGCCCGCCGGGCGTGCGGGACGCCGCCGACCACTGGGGGCGGGCGCTCTTCGGCTGA
- the mtrA gene encoding MtrAB system response regulator MtrA — protein sequence MRARVLVVDDDPALAEMLGIVLRSEGFVPSFVADGERALAAFRDSRPDIVLLDLMLPGMSGIDVARAIRAESGVPIVMLTAKSDTVDVVLGLESGADDYVVKPFKPKELVARMRARLRRGEDVAPEMLTIGPPGNQISIDVPAHTVSRDGEEVKLTPLEFDLLVALARKPRQVFTREVLLEQVWGYRHAADTRLVNVHVQRLRAKIEPDPERPEIILTVRGVGYKAGTG from the coding sequence ATGAGAGCCCGGGTACTGGTGGTCGACGACGACCCCGCGCTGGCCGAGATGCTCGGCATCGTGCTGCGCAGTGAGGGTTTCGTGCCCTCGTTCGTCGCCGACGGGGAACGGGCACTGGCCGCGTTCCGGGACAGCCGACCCGACATCGTCCTGCTCGACCTGATGCTGCCCGGGATGAGCGGGATCGACGTGGCGCGCGCGATCCGGGCGGAATCGGGCGTGCCGATCGTCATGCTCACCGCCAAGAGCGACACCGTCGACGTGGTGCTCGGCCTGGAGTCCGGGGCCGACGACTACGTGGTCAAGCCGTTCAAGCCCAAGGAGCTGGTGGCCCGGATGCGGGCCCGGCTGCGCCGGGGCGAGGACGTGGCACCGGAGATGCTGACCATCGGCCCCCCGGGCAACCAGATCTCCATCGACGTGCCGGCGCACACCGTCAGCCGGGACGGCGAGGAGGTGAAGCTCACCCCGCTGGAGTTCGACCTGCTGGTCGCGCTGGCCCGCAAGCCGCGCCAGGTGTTCACCCGGGAGGTGCTGCTGGAGCAGGTCTGGGGCTATCGGCACGCCGCCGACACCCGGCTGGTCAACGTGCACGTGCAGCGGCTGCGCGCCAAGATCGAGCCGGATCCGGAGCGACCGGAAATCATCCTGACCGTGCGGGGCGTGGGCTACAAGGCCGGCACCGGATAG